DNA from Patescibacteria group bacterium:
TTGTCCGCTTCCGCCTGGGCGCCAAAACACCGGCTTCCGAAAAAATTCCGTCCGAGGATTTTGTGCTGAAAAAATTCTCCAAAGCCGACCGCATCAGGGCCGATAAAATGGTCGGCCTCGCGATTGAAGCGGGTGAAGCCGCGGCCCAATCCGGCCCTCCAGCGGCCATGAATAAATACAATTAAAAACGCCCGCGGTCCTGCCAACAGAAGCCATTTCTTGTAGCTGGATAGGAGGGGTGCCCAGCACAAGAAAGACCAGTCGGCAGGAACGCGGGAATTTTTTTATTATCGAACCTTAGCACGAATAGCCGTAATTTGTCAAGACCAGCGCCTCTCTTGACCAACCCGCGCATATACTATAATATATATAATCAAACCGCAATTTTGAATTTTTAATTTTGAATTTTTAATTTTTGTGTCTCTTCCCGAAAAAGCCTACTGGGTCGCTTTTGGCCAAATTTCACGCCTCACGCCCGTAAGGTTCAAAAAAATTATTTCCTACTTCCCGTCGCTTGAAACCGCCTGGTTTGCAAGCCGCGACGAATTTCATCGCGCCGGCCTGGATCAGGAGGCGGTGGATGATTTTTTTATTAAACGCTCCACCCTGAATCCGGCCGAACTCTGGCAAAGGGTGGTTGACGAGGATATCGCCGTCGCGACAATTAATGATCCAAATTATCCGGCCATACTTAAAGAAATCTATGATCCGCCGCCGTTTCTTTATTACCGCGGCAATCTTGAAAATCCGGACGAATTCCGCCTTGCCGTGGTCGGCACAAGAAAAACCTCGCCCTACGGACGACAGGTCGCCGAAGAACTAGTGCGCGATCTCGCGGTGCAAAAACTCTGCATCGTGAGCGGGCTCGCCCTTGGCATCGATTCTCTTGCCCATGAAGCCGCTCTTTCGACCGGTGGCCGCACCATCGCCGTGCTCGGCTCAGGCCTGGACCGCGCAAGCATCTATCCGCATACCAACCGTCGCTTAGCTGAACGCATCGTTGATTCCGGCGGCGCGGTCGTCTCCGAGCTGCCGCTTGGTAGCCTCGCGCTCAAGCATCATTTTCCGGCGCGCAACCGCATCATCTCCGGGCTTGCGCTCGGCACGCTCGTGGTTGAAGCCGGCGAAGAATCCGGTTCGCTCATCACCGCCCGCGCCGCTCTTGACCAGGGACGCGAAGTTTTTGCGGTTCCGGGTCCGATTCATTCCCCGACCGCCGCCGGCCCGAACGCGCTTATTAAAATGGGCGCCCACCCGGTCACCGAATGGCGCGATATATTGGAAGCGCTGAATTTGAATCAGGTCAAAAATTATATTGAAAACCAGAAAATTCTCCCAGCCTCGTCCGAAGAGGAAAAAATCCTCGCCCTACTCACCCGCGAGCCAACTCACATTGATGCAATTATCAAACAATGCGGCATCCCGGCCGCCGCCGTGGCGGGCGCGCTTTCACTCATGGAAATGAAAGGCAAGGTGCGCAATCTCGGCGGAATGAATTACGTACTCGGGAGATAATATTTGCCAAACTCATACAAAAAAATATATAATGCATAAAAATAATCATACTCCATGAAACTTCTCATCGTTGAGTCGCCGACAAAAGCAAAAACAATCTCGCGTTTCTTAGGGAGCGGATTCAATGTCCAGTCTTCTTTTGGACACCTGCGCGATTTGCCGAAAAGCAAAATG
Protein-coding regions in this window:
- the dprA gene encoding DNA-processing protein DprA — encoded protein: MSLPEKAYWVAFGQISRLTPVRFKKIISYFPSLETAWFASRDEFHRAGLDQEAVDDFFIKRSTLNPAELWQRVVDEDIAVATINDPNYPAILKEIYDPPPFLYYRGNLENPDEFRLAVVGTRKTSPYGRQVAEELVRDLAVQKLCIVSGLALGIDSLAHEAALSTGGRTIAVLGSGLDRASIYPHTNRRLAERIVDSGGAVVSELPLGSLALKHHFPARNRIISGLALGTLVVEAGEESGSLITARAALDQGREVFAVPGPIHSPTAAGPNALIKMGAHPVTEWRDILEALNLNQVKNYIENQKILPASSEEEKILALLTREPTHIDAIIKQCGIPAAAVAGALSLMEMKGKVRNLGGMNYVLGR